Proteins from one Triticum aestivum cultivar Chinese Spring chromosome 7A, IWGSC CS RefSeq v2.1, whole genome shotgun sequence genomic window:
- the LOC123147932 gene encoding uncharacterized protein: METVANPSHYAASQSRDLEQQALDEQRTTTVTCRRPELDHAGDGDSPHKINRSSPPLQLVPWTATTETPCSSLTSWASSTRSSAPSSIHHDFPQIKVILGS, from the exons ATGGAAACGGTGGCCAACCCTAGCCACTACG CGGCCTCGCAATCCAGAGATTTGGAGCAGCAAGCATTGGACGAGCAGAGGACGACGACCGTGACCTGCAGGAGGCCCGAGCTCGACCACGCCGGCGACGGTGATTCCCCACACAAG ATCAACAGGAGCTCTCCGCCTCTCCAGTTAGTTCCATGGACAGCGACAACCGAGACCCCATGCTCGAGCCTGACAAGCTGGGCGAGCTCGACGAGGTCGTCCGCCCCGTCCTCCATCCACCATGATTTCCCACAGATCAAG GTAATATTGGGAAGCTAG